The proteins below come from a single Falco peregrinus isolate bFalPer1 chromosome Z, bFalPer1.pri, whole genome shotgun sequence genomic window:
- the PPIP5K2 gene encoding inositol hexakisphosphate and diphosphoinositol-pentakisphosphate kinase 2 isoform X4: MSVSATENDPPRFFVGGEDGEGLLDSARSADYEHFYDHGEEEEEEYDSPPERQIAVGICSMAKKSKSKPMKEILERLSMFKYITVVIFEEDVILNEPVENWPLCDCLISFHSKGFPLDKAVAYAKLRNPFIINDLNMQYHIQDRREVYGILKAEGILLPRYAVLNRDPNNPQECNLIEGEDHVEVNGEIFQKPFVEKPVSAEDHNVYIYYPTSAGGGSQRLFRKIGSRSSVYSPESSVRKTGSYIYEEFMPTDGTDVKVYTVGPDYAHAEARKSPALDGKVERDSEGKEVRYPVILNAREKLIAWKVCLAFKQTVCGFDLLRANGQSYVCDVNGFSFVKNSMKYYDDCAKILGNIIMRELAPQFQIPWSIPLEAEDIPIVPTTSGTMMELRCVIAVIRHGDRTPKQKMKMEVKHQRFFDLFEKCDGYKSGKLKLKKPKQLQEVLDIARQLLVELGQNNDSEIEESKAKLEQLKTVLEMYGHFSGINRKVQLTYLPHGCPKTSSEEEDNRRNEPSLLLVLKWGGELTPAGRVQAEELGRAFRCMYPGGQGDYAGFPGCGLLRLHSTYRHDLKIYASDEGRVQMTAAAFAKGLLALEGELTPILVQMVKSANMNGLLDSDSDSLSSCQHRVKARLHEILQRDREFTADDYDKLTPSGSISLIKSMQVIKNPVKTCDKVYSLIQSLTSQIRQRMEDPKSADIQLYHSETLELMLRRWAKLEKDFKTKNGRYDISKIPDIYDCIKYDVQHNGSLKLENTMELYRLSKALADIVIPQEYGISKAEKLEIAKGYCTPLVRKIRSDLQRTQDDDTVNKLHPLYSRGVMSPERHVRTRLYFTSESHVHSLLSTLRYGALCDESKDEQWKRAMDYLNVVNELNYMTQIVIMLYEDPNKELSSEERFHVELHFSPGAKGCEEDKNLPAGYGYRPASRENEGSRKTSHRNDSDEEAHAPKRDEADRSVVMFKPMVSDPIHIHRKSPLPRSRKIGSVEEESPLSVSSPECIGTWLHYTSGVGTGRRRRRSGEQITSSPVSPKSLAFTSSIFGSWQQVLSESNSNLRTPRTILEQKQSGLGSHCAGLFSTSVLGGSSSAPNLQDYARTHRKKLTSSGFIDDTTRGSAVKRFSISFARHPTNGFELYSMVPSICPLETLHNSLSLKQVDEFLASVAAPSRENPQETCTDFSFFSNLHDSTVRKKNFFKYIYPCKNSTNTT, encoded by the exons ATGTCTGTTAGTGCAACAGAGAACGATCCTCCTAGATTCTTCGTGGGAGGAGAAGATGGAGAAGGGTTGTTGGACTCGGCCAGATCAGCAGATTATGAGCACTTCTATGACcatggggaagaagaagaggaagagtaTGATTCT CCACCAGAAAGACAAATCGCAGTTGGGATTTGTTCAATGGCGAAGAAATCTAAGTCCAAACCAATGAAAGAAATTCTTGAACGCCTCTCCATGTTTAAGTACATCACTGTGGTAATATTTGAAGAGGATGTTATTTTGAATGAGCCAGTAGAAAACTGGCCTTTATGTGACTgtctcatttcttttcattctaaAG GATTTCCACTGGACAAAGCAGTTGCCTATGCAAAACTCAGGAATCCATTCATAATCAATGACTTGAATATGCAGTATCACATACAAGATAG GAGAGAAGTATATGGCATTCTTAAAGCTGAAGGCATTTTACTTCCTCGCTATGCAGTTCTGAACCGTGATCCAAACAATCCCCAGG AATGCAACTTGATTGAAGGAGAAGATCATGTGGAAGTGAATGGAGAAATCTTCCAAAAGCCTTTTGTAGAAAAGCCAGTTAGTGCTGAGGACCACAATGTTTACATTTATTATCCAACATCTGCTGGGGGTGGAAGCCAGAGGCTCTTTCGAAAG attggcagcagaagcagtgtTTATTCTCCTGAAAGCAGTGTGAGAAAAACAGGCTCCTATATTTATGAGGAATTCATGCCTACAGATGGCACTGATGTGAAG GTGTACACAGTAGGTCCAGACTATGCTCATGCTGAAGCACGGAAGTCTCCAGCATTGGATGGCAAAGTAGAACGAGACAGTGAAGGGAAAGAAGTGAGGTATCCAGTCATCCTGAATGCAAGAGAGAAGTTAATTGCTTGGAAAGTATGCCTTGCCTTTAAA CAAACAGTTTGTGGCTTTGATTTGCTGCGTGCTAATGGACAGTCCTATGTCTGTGATGTGAATGGCTTCAGTTTTGTGAAAAATTCCATGAAATACTATGATGATTGTGCTAAGATACTGGG AAATATCATAATGAGAGAACTTGCTCCCCAGTTTCAGATACCATGGTCGATTCCCCTGGAAGCTGAAGACATCCCTATTGTGCCAACTACCTCTGGAACAAT GATGGAGCTTAGATGTGTTATAGCTGTAATACGCCATGGGGACcgaacaccaaaacaaaaaatgaaaatggaagtaaaacATCAGAG ATTTTTTGATCTCTTTGAAAAATGCGATGGATATAAATCTGGaaaactaaaactgaaaaaaccaaaacagttgCAG GAAGTGCTTGATATAGCAAGGCAACTCCTTGTAGAACTTGGGCAAAACAATGATTCTGAAATTGaagaaagtaaagcaaaactTGAACAGCTAAAGACTGTATTAGAAAT GTATGGGCATTTTTCAGGCATAAACCGCAAAGTTCAGCTAACATATCTTCCTCATGGTTGCCCAAAGACTTCCAGTGAAGAGGAAG ATAATAGAAGAAATGAGCCATCCCTGCTTCTGGTTCTgaaatggggaggagaattgacTCCTGCAGGCAGGGTTCAAGCAGAGGAGCTTGGAAGGGCTTTCAGGTGTATGTATCCAGGTGgacaag GAGATTATGCTGGATTTCCTGGATGTGGTTTACTTAGATTACATAGCACTTACCGACACGATCTCAAAATCTACGCTTCTGATGAAGGACGAGTTCAGAtgactgcagcagcttttgctaAG GGACTACTGGCCTTAGAGGGAGAACTGACTCCTATTCTTGTCCAGATGGTGAAAAGTGCTAATATGAATGGTCTTTTGGACAGTGACAGTGATTCTTTAAGCAGCTGTCAGCATCGCGTTAAAGCAAGACTCCATGAAATTCTCCAGCGAGACAGAGAATTTACTGCTGATGACTATGATAAG CTTACTCCATCTGGAAGCATCTCATTGATAAAATCAATGCAGGTTATTAAAAATCCTGTAAAGACATGTGACAAGGTCTATTCCTTGATCCAGAGCTTGACTTCTCAGATCAGGCAAAGAATGGAAGATCCAAAGTCTGCAG ATATTCAGCTGTACCACAGTGAAACCCTTGAACTGATGCTGCGTAGGTGGGCCAAGCtggaaaaagactttaaaacaaaaaatggaagaTACGATATTAGCAAAATTCCTGATATTTACGACTGTATAAAATATGATGTGCAGCACAATGGCTccttaaaattagaaaacacaATGGAATTATACAGGCTTTCAAAGGCTTTAGCTGACATTGTGATCCCTCAG GAGTATGGTATTTCTAAGGCTGAGAAACTAGAGATTGCCAAAGGTTACTGTACTCCCCTCGTTAGAAAAATCCGTTCTGACCTTCAGAGAACTCAAGATGATGATACTGTAAATAAACTCCACCCTCT ttacTCCAGGGGTGTTATGTCCCCTGAACGCCATGTTCGTACACGGCTGTATTTCACCAGCGAGAGTCATGTCCACTCCCTGTTGTCCACCCTTCGTTATGGTGCCTTATGTGAT GAATCAAAAGATGAACAATGGAAACGAGCTATGGATTATTTAAATGTTGTCAATGAACTGAATTACATGACACAGATTGTTATCATGCTTTATGAGGATCCAAACAAG GAACTTTCTTCAGAAGAACGTTTTCATGTAGAGCTGCACTTTAGTCCAGGAGCCAAAGGCTGTGAGGAAGATAAAAATTTACCAGCTGGATATGGATACAGACCTGCCTCCAGAGAG AATGAAGGCTCAAGGAAAACCTCTCACAGAAATGATAGTGATGAGGAGGCACACGCTCCTAAGAGAGATGAAGCAGATCGGTCAGTAGTGATGTTCAAGCCAATGGTTTCAGACCCAATTCACATACACAGAAAGTCACCCCTTCCAAGATCCAGGAAGATTGGTTCTGTTGAA GAAGAGAGCCCCCTGAGTGTGTCTAGCCCAGAGTGTATTGGTACCTGGCTGCATTACACCAGTGGTGTGGGTACTGGGCGTCGAAGACGCAGATCAGGGGAACAAATCACTTCTTCCCCTGTCTCCCCTAAATCATTGGCTTTCACATCCAGTATTTTTGGCTCATGGCAACAG GTCCTATCAGAAAGCAATAGTAACTTAAGAACGCCGAGAACTATTCTGGAACAAAAGCAGAGTGGTCTAG GGTCTCACTGTGCGGGCCTGTTTAGCACCTCAGTGCTCGGGGGTTCTTCAAGTGCACCTAACCTACAGGATTATGCTCGTACTCATCGTAAAAAGCTGACTTCTTCTGGCTTCATAGATG acACCACACGCGGTTCTGCTGTTAAAAGGTTTTCTATCTCATTTGCTCGACACCCAACCAATG ggttTGAACTATATTCCATGGTGCCTTCTATTTGCCCTTTGGAAACGCTACACAACTCCTTGTCTCTGAAGCAGGTGGATGAATTTCTTGCATCTGTTGCTGCTCCATCAAGGGAAAATCCACAGGAGACATGTACTGATTTTagttt CTTCTCCAACTTACATGATTCCActgtcaggaagaaaaatttctttaaatacatatacCCCTGCAAAAATTCAACCAACACCACTTGA